One window from the genome of Pseudomonas sp. L5B5 encodes:
- a CDS encoding phosphoglycerate kinase: MTVLKMTDLDLQGKRVLIREDLNVPVKDGVVTSDARILASLPTIKLALEKGAAVMVCSHLGRPTEGEFSAENSLKPVADYLTRALGREVPLVTDYLGGVEVKAGDVVLFENVRFNKGEKKNADELAQQYAALCDVFVMDAFGTAHRAEGSTHGVAKFAKVAAAGPLLAAELDALGKALGAPATPMAAIVAGSKVSTKLDVLNSLSQVCDQLIVGGGIANTFLAAAGHPVGKSLYEPDLLETARAIAAKVSVPLPVDVVVAKEFAESAEATVKAIADVAADDMILDIGPQTAAHFAELLKSSRTILWNGPVGVFEFDQFGNGTKVLAQAIADSAAFSIAGGGDTLAAIDKYGVAQQISYISTGGGAFLEFVEGKVLPAVEVLEARAKA; encoded by the coding sequence ATGACCGTGTTGAAGATGACCGACCTCGATCTGCAAGGTAAGCGCGTGCTGATCCGCGAAGACCTCAATGTCCCAGTCAAGGACGGTGTTGTCACCAGCGACGCGCGTATCCTGGCTTCGCTGCCGACCATCAAGCTGGCCCTGGAAAAAGGCGCGGCGGTGATGGTCTGCTCGCACCTGGGCCGCCCGACCGAAGGCGAATTCTCGGCCGAGAACAGCCTCAAGCCGGTAGCCGACTACCTGACTCGCGCCCTGGGCCGTGAAGTACCGCTGGTGACCGACTACCTGGGTGGTGTCGAGGTCAAGGCCGGCGATGTCGTGCTGTTCGAAAACGTGCGCTTCAACAAGGGCGAGAAAAAGAACGCCGACGAGCTGGCCCAGCAATACGCGGCCCTGTGCGATGTATTCGTGATGGATGCCTTTGGCACGGCTCACCGCGCCGAAGGCTCGACCCATGGCGTGGCCAAGTTCGCCAAGGTGGCGGCAGCAGGCCCGCTGCTGGCAGCCGAGCTGGACGCGCTGGGCAAGGCCCTGGGTGCTCCGGCCACACCAATGGCGGCGATCGTTGCCGGCTCCAAGGTTTCCACCAAGCTGGACGTGCTCAACAGCCTGAGCCAGGTCTGTGACCAGTTGATCGTCGGTGGCGGTATCGCCAACACCTTCCTGGCCGCTGCCGGCCATCCGGTAGGCAAGTCGCTGTACGAGCCGGACCTGCTGGAGACTGCCCGTGCCATTGCTGCCAAGGTCAGCGTGCCGCTGCCGGTGGACGTGGTGGTTGCCAAGGAGTTCGCCGAAAGCGCCGAGGCCACCGTCAAGGCTATCGCCGACGTGGCAGCCGACGACATGATCCTGGACATCGGTCCGCAAACCGCTGCGCACTTCGCCGAGCTGCTCAAGTCGTCCCGGACCATTCTCTGGAACGGCCCGGTCGGCGTGTTCGAGTTCGACCAGTTCGGCAACGGTACCAAGGTGCTGGCCCAGGCCATTGCCGACAGCGCGGCGTTCTCCATCGCCGGTGGTGGCGATACCCTGGCGGCCATCGACAAGTATGGCGTGGCCCAGCAGATCTCCTACATTTCCACCGGTGGTGGTGCTTTCCTCGAGTTCGTCGAGGGCAAGGTGCTGCCGGCGGTCGAAGTCCTGGAAGCCCGGGCGAAGGCCTGA
- a CDS encoding MliC family protein, with amino-acid sequence MKALIAVAMLGLLGGCADLHLLKSPTTDNWTTWVCDSQAQVLWRYTDDSRNAVDVRLGGDDQVRRLKLEPSGSGSLYSDDMLAFHVKGEEGLVYWVATNDLIGRGCKAP; translated from the coding sequence ATGAAAGCTTTGATCGCCGTGGCGATGCTGGGGTTGCTTGGCGGGTGCGCCGACCTGCACCTGCTCAAGTCGCCAACCACCGACAACTGGACCACCTGGGTATGCGACAGCCAGGCACAAGTGCTCTGGCGCTACACCGACGATAGCCGCAACGCTGTCGACGTGCGCCTTGGCGGCGATGATCAGGTTCGCCGCCTGAAACTCGAGCCCAGTGGTTCGGGTTCGCTGTACAGCGATGACATGCTGGCGTTTCACGTCAAGGGTGAGGAAGGCCTGGTCTACTGGGTCGCTACCAATGACCTGATCGGCCGCGGCTGCAAAGCGCCGTAG
- the tkt gene encoding transketolase, which produces MPSRRERANAIRALSMDAVQKANSGHPGAPMGMADIAEVLWRDYLKHNPSNPSFADRDRFVLSNGHGSMLIYSLLHLTGYDLSIDDLKNFRQLHSRTPGHPEFGYTPGVETTTGPLGQGLANAVGFALAEKVLAAQFNRPGHDIVDHHTYVFLGDGCMMEGISHEVASLAGTLGLGKLIAFYDDNGISIDGEVEGWFTDDTPKRFEAYNWQVIRNVDGHDPEEIKTAIDTARKSPLPTLICCKTTIGFGSPNKQGKEDCHGAPLGAEEIALTREALKWNHGPFEIPADIYAEWDAKEAGRAAEAEWDQRFAAYSAAFPTEANELVRRLAGDLPADFSAKADAYIAEVAAKGETIASRKASQNTLNAFGPLLPEFLGGSADLAGSNLTLWKGCKGVSAEDASGNYMYYGVREFGMTAIMNGVALHGGLVPYGATFLMFMEYARNAVRMSALMKLRVIQVYTHDSIGLGEDGPTHQPIEQLTSLRTTPNLDTWRPADAVESAVSWKYALERKDGPSALIFSRQNLQHQTRDAGQIADISRGGYVLKDCAGEPELILIATGSEVGLAVQAFDKLTEQGRKVRVVSMPCTTVFDAQDAGYKQAVLPLQVGARIAIEAAHADFWYKYVGLEGRVIGMTTYGESAPAPALFEEFGFTLDNILSQAEELLED; this is translated from the coding sequence ATGCCAAGCCGTCGTGAGCGTGCCAACGCCATTCGTGCCCTCAGCATGGATGCCGTGCAAAAAGCCAACAGCGGCCATCCGGGTGCGCCGATGGGTATGGCGGATATCGCCGAAGTACTGTGGCGTGACTACCTCAAGCACAACCCGAGCAATCCATCCTTCGCCGACCGTGACCGCTTCGTGCTGTCCAATGGCCATGGCTCGATGCTGATCTACTCGCTGCTGCACCTGACCGGCTACGACCTGTCGATCGACGATCTGAAGAATTTCCGCCAACTGCACAGCCGTACCCCGGGCCACCCGGAATTCGGCTACACCCCGGGTGTGGAAACCACCACTGGCCCGCTGGGCCAGGGCCTGGCCAATGCCGTGGGTTTCGCCCTGGCGGAAAAAGTCCTGGCGGCGCAGTTCAACCGTCCAGGTCATGACATCGTCGACCACCACACCTACGTGTTCCTGGGTGATGGCTGCATGATGGAAGGCATTTCCCACGAAGTGGCGTCCCTGGCCGGTACCCTGGGCCTGGGCAAGCTGATTGCGTTCTACGATGACAACGGCATCTCCATCGACGGCGAAGTCGAGGGCTGGTTCACCGACGACACCCCGAAACGCTTCGAAGCCTACAACTGGCAGGTGATCCGCAACGTCGACGGCCACGATCCGGAAGAGATCAAGACGGCCATCGACACTGCGCGCAAGAGCCCGCTGCCAACCCTGATCTGCTGCAAGACGACCATCGGTTTCGGTTCGCCGAACAAGCAGGGCAAGGAAGACTGCCACGGCGCACCACTGGGTGCCGAGGAGATCGCCCTGACCCGCGAGGCCCTGAAGTGGAACCATGGCCCGTTCGAAATTCCTGCCGACATCTATGCCGAGTGGGACGCCAAGGAAGCCGGTCGCGCTGCCGAGGCCGAATGGGATCAACGTTTCGCGGCCTATTCCGCAGCGTTCCCGACCGAAGCCAACGAACTGGTACGTCGCCTGGCGGGTGACCTGCCGGCTGACTTCTCCGCGAAGGCCGATGCCTACATCGCCGAAGTGGCGGCCAAGGGCGAGACCATCGCCAGCCGCAAGGCCAGCCAGAACACCCTGAATGCCTTCGGCCCGCTGCTGCCCGAGTTTCTCGGTGGTTCGGCGGACCTGGCCGGGTCCAACCTGACCCTGTGGAAAGGCTGCAAGGGCGTCAGCGCCGAAGACGCCAGCGGCAACTACATGTACTACGGCGTGCGCGAGTTCGGCATGACCGCCATCATGAACGGCGTTGCCTTGCACGGCGGCCTGGTGCCTTACGGCGCGACCTTCCTGATGTTCATGGAATACGCCCGCAACGCGGTGCGCATGTCGGCGCTGATGAAGCTGCGGGTCATCCAGGTCTACACCCATGACTCCATCGGCCTGGGCGAAGACGGCCCGACCCACCAGCCGATCGAGCAGTTGACCAGCCTGCGCACCACTCCCAACCTCGATACCTGGCGTCCAGCCGACGCCGTGGAATCGGCGGTGTCGTGGAAGTACGCGCTGGAGCGCAAGGACGGTCCTTCGGCGTTGATCTTCTCCCGCCAGAACCTGCAACACCAAACCCGTGATGCCGGCCAGATCGCCGACATCAGCCGCGGTGGTTATGTGTTGAAGGACTGTGCAGGCGAACCTGAGCTGATCCTCATCGCTACCGGTTCGGAAGTTGGCCTGGCAGTGCAGGCCTTCGACAAACTGACCGAGCAGGGTCGCAAGGTGCGTGTGGTATCCATGCCGTGCACCACTGTGTTCGATGCCCAGGACGCCGGTTACAAGCAGGCGGTCCTACCGCTGCAGGTGGGTGCGCGGATTGCCATCGAAGCCGCCCATGCCGACTTCTGGTACAAGTACGTGGGCCTGGAAGGCCGCGTGATCGGCATGACCACCTACGGCGAGTCGGCGCCAGCGCCAGCGCTGTTCGAAGAGTTCGGCTTCACTCTGGACAACATCCTGAGCCAGGCCGAAGAGCTGCTGGAAGACTAA
- a CDS encoding putative bifunctional diguanylate cyclase/phosphodiesterase has product MECVQPETAEGHSTLLIVDDYPENLLSMRALLQRQDWRVMTAASGVEALSLLLEHEVDLVLLDVQMPGMDGFEVARLMRGSQRTRLTPIIFLTANEQSQDAVIKGYANGAVDYLFKPFDPQILKPKVQALLEHQRNRRALQHLSHDLEVARAFNASVLENAAEGILVVDEEGRIRFANPAVSRLLNAQVKELEGSAFLDYLQKPHVPDWRVSELYASYRRGETFRLHDALLRTVPGQQINVALSCAPLPSEQKAMVVTLLDMSEVRHLHQQLEYQAVTDPLTGLLNRRGFYQTVESILLRSDRSGKSLVLLYLDLDGFKRINDTLGHDAGDRILRWVSEQLKECLHSFDIIGRMGGDEFTALLELGFPEQAAKVAERLIERLSITQQIDGMDVVLGASIGIAIYPDCGSNLDGLLRAADIAMYEAKRAGRQQYRYYDHEMNGRARSRLMLEESVRSAVERKEFTLVYQPQVAIADGRLRGFEALLRWRHPSVGDVPPGLFLPLLEEARLISLLGSWIYQQGGAQRKDWEQVFSPDLVLSVSLSATQFSMPNLAAELRQVLLRNGLQPRQLEVEVTEAALTQNLGETRKQLQQLHQLGVRVALDDFGSGSCCLAFLRDLQLDTLKLDRHLIARLLTSPRDAAIARCVIDLCKQFDLLVIAEGVETLEQYRWLKDNGCEYVQGFLVARPLTSASASQFAQPFDWDALQA; this is encoded by the coding sequence ATGGAATGCGTGCAACCGGAGACAGCCGAGGGGCACTCCACTCTTCTGATCGTCGATGACTATCCTGAGAACCTCCTGAGCATGCGCGCATTGTTGCAGCGTCAGGACTGGCGTGTGATGACCGCCGCTTCGGGTGTCGAGGCGCTGAGCCTGTTGCTCGAGCATGAGGTGGACCTGGTCCTGCTCGATGTGCAGATGCCGGGCATGGATGGTTTCGAGGTGGCCCGCTTGATGCGCGGCAGCCAGCGTACACGCTTGACGCCGATCATCTTCCTTACCGCCAACGAGCAATCCCAGGACGCCGTGATCAAGGGCTATGCCAATGGCGCGGTCGACTACCTGTTCAAGCCTTTCGACCCGCAGATCCTCAAGCCCAAGGTCCAGGCACTGCTGGAGCACCAGCGTAACCGCCGGGCCCTGCAGCATCTGAGCCACGACCTGGAAGTCGCCCGGGCATTCAATGCATCGGTACTGGAAAACGCCGCCGAAGGCATCCTGGTGGTGGACGAAGAGGGCCGGATACGTTTTGCCAATCCTGCGGTGTCGCGTCTGCTCAACGCGCAGGTGAAGGAGCTCGAGGGTTCGGCTTTCCTTGATTACCTGCAAAAACCCCATGTTCCCGATTGGCGTGTTTCCGAGTTGTACGCCAGCTATCGCCGAGGCGAGACCTTCCGCCTGCATGACGCCCTGTTGCGCACCGTCCCCGGTCAGCAGATCAACGTGGCGCTGTCCTGCGCCCCGTTGCCGAGCGAACAGAAGGCCATGGTGGTGACCCTGCTGGACATGTCCGAAGTGCGGCACCTGCACCAGCAACTGGAGTACCAGGCGGTTACCGATCCCTTGACCGGTCTGCTCAATCGCCGGGGTTTCTACCAAACAGTGGAGAGCATCCTGTTGCGCAGTGACCGCTCGGGAAAGTCCCTGGTCCTGCTGTACCTGGATCTGGATGGCTTCAAGCGGATCAACGATACCCTTGGGCATGACGCCGGCGATCGAATACTGCGCTGGGTCTCGGAGCAGTTGAAGGAGTGCCTGCACTCGTTCGACATCATCGGGCGCATGGGCGGCGACGAGTTCACCGCGTTGCTGGAGCTGGGTTTTCCCGAGCAGGCCGCAAAAGTGGCCGAGCGGCTGATCGAGCGCCTGTCCATCACTCAGCAGATCGACGGCATGGATGTGGTGCTGGGCGCCAGTATCGGCATCGCCATCTATCCCGATTGCGGCTCCAACCTGGACGGCTTGCTACGGGCTGCGGATATCGCCATGTACGAGGCCAAGCGAGCGGGCCGCCAGCAGTACCGCTACTACGACCATGAGATGAACGGCCGTGCGCGGTCACGGCTGATGCTCGAGGAAAGCGTGCGCAGTGCGGTGGAGCGCAAGGAGTTCACCCTGGTGTACCAGCCTCAGGTCGCCATCGCCGATGGTCGCCTGCGTGGGTTCGAAGCCCTGTTGCGCTGGCGCCATCCGAGTGTCGGCGACGTGCCCCCGGGGTTGTTCCTGCCCTTGCTGGAAGAGGCCCGGCTGATCAGTCTGCTGGGCAGCTGGATCTACCAGCAGGGCGGTGCACAGCGCAAGGACTGGGAGCAGGTGTTCAGCCCTGACCTGGTTCTCAGCGTCAGTCTCAGCGCTACCCAGTTCAGCATGCCCAATCTTGCGGCCGAGCTGCGCCAGGTGCTGCTGCGCAATGGCCTGCAACCGCGGCAACTGGAAGTCGAGGTCACCGAGGCGGCGCTCACCCAGAACCTGGGCGAGACTCGCAAGCAATTGCAGCAACTGCACCAGCTGGGAGTCCGCGTGGCCCTCGACGATTTTGGTTCCGGCAGCTGCTGCCTGGCCTTTCTGCGTGACCTGCAGCTGGACACCCTCAAGCTCGACCGGCATCTGATCGCGCGGTTGCTTACCTCACCGCGGGACGCCGCGATCGCCCGCTGTGTGATCGACCTGTGCAAGCAGTTCGACCTGCTGGTGATTGCCGAGGGCGTGGAGACCCTGGAGCAGTATCGCTGGCTCAAGGACAACGGTTGCGAGTACGTACAGGGGTTCCTGGTGGCACGGCCGTTGACGTCCGCCAGCGCCAGCCAGTTCGCCCAGCCC
- the fba gene encoding class II fructose-bisphosphate aldolase (catalyzes the reversible aldol condensation of dihydroxyacetonephosphate and glyceraldehyde 3-phosphate in the Calvin cycle, glycolysis, and/or gluconeogenesis): MALISMRQMLDHAAEFGYGVPAFNVNNLEQMRAIMEAADKTDSPVIVQASAGARKYAGAPFLRHLILAAIEEFPHIPVCMHQDHGTSPDVCQRSIQLGFSSVMMDGSLGEDGKTPTDYEYNVRVTQQTVAMAHACGVSVEGELGCLGSLETGMAGEEDGIGAEGVLDHSQMLTDPEEAADFVKKTQVDALAIAIGTSHGAYKFTKPPTGDVLAIDRIKEIHKRIPNTHLVMHGSSSVPQEWLAIINQYGGDIKETYGVPVEEIVEGIKYGVRKVNIDTDLRLASTGAMRRLMATNPSEFDPRKFFGATVTAMRDVCIARYEAFGTAGNASKIKPISLEAMFQRYLKGELNAKVN, translated from the coding sequence ATGGCACTCATCAGCATGCGCCAGATGCTGGACCACGCAGCCGAGTTCGGCTACGGCGTCCCAGCCTTCAACGTCAACAACCTTGAACAGATGCGCGCCATCATGGAAGCCGCTGACAAGACTGACTCCCCGGTGATCGTCCAGGCTTCCGCCGGTGCTCGCAAATACGCCGGTGCCCCGTTCCTGCGCCACCTGATCCTGGCGGCGATCGAAGAATTCCCGCACATCCCGGTGTGCATGCACCAGGACCACGGCACCAGCCCGGACGTCTGCCAGCGTTCCATCCAGCTGGGCTTCAGCTCGGTGATGATGGACGGCTCCCTGGGTGAAGACGGCAAGACCCCGACCGACTACGAGTACAACGTGCGCGTCACCCAGCAGACCGTGGCCATGGCCCACGCCTGCGGCGTGTCGGTGGAAGGCGAGCTGGGCTGCCTGGGTTCCCTGGAAACCGGCATGGCCGGTGAAGAAGACGGTATCGGTGCTGAAGGCGTGCTGGATCACAGCCAGATGCTGACCGATCCTGAAGAGGCCGCGGACTTCGTCAAGAAGACCCAGGTCGACGCCCTGGCGATCGCCATCGGCACCAGCCACGGTGCCTACAAGTTCACCAAGCCGCCTACCGGTGACGTGCTGGCCATCGACCGTATCAAGGAAATCCACAAGCGCATCCCCAACACCCACCTGGTGATGCACGGTTCTTCGTCGGTTCCGCAAGAGTGGCTGGCGATCATCAACCAGTACGGTGGCGACATCAAGGAAACCTACGGCGTGCCGGTCGAGGAAATCGTCGAAGGCATCAAGTACGGTGTGCGCAAGGTCAACATCGACACCGACCTGCGCCTGGCGTCCACCGGTGCCATGCGTCGCCTGATGGCCACCAACCCGAGCGAGTTCGATCCGCGCAAGTTCTTCGGTGCTACCGTGACTGCCATGCGCGACGTGTGCATCGCTCGCTACGAAGCCTTCGGCACCGCCGGCAACGCTTCGAAGATCAAGCCGATCTCCCTGGAAGCGATGTTCCAGCGCTACCTCAAGGGTGAGCTGAACGCCAAGGTCAACTAA
- the epd gene encoding erythrose-4-phosphate dehydrogenase, translating into MPQPRPYKVALNGYGRIGRCVLRALFERGAAAGFEIVAINDLADMASVEYLTRFDSTHGRFPGEVTVDGDCLHINGNCVKVLRSATPEGIDWASLGIDLVLECSGAYHTREDGQRFLGAGAPRVLFSQPMASEADVDATIVYGVNQDCLSGDELLVSNASCTTNCGVPLLRLLDQALGLEYVSITTIHSAMNDQPVIDAYHDEDLRRTRSAFQSVIPVSTGLARGIERLLPELAGRIQAKAVRVPTVNVSCLDITMQMVSDTDAAEVNRILREAATSGPLKGLLAYTELPHASCDFNHDPHSAIVDASQTRVSGPRLVNILAWFDNEWGFANRMLDVAQHYLRTAAPLPVSNIQ; encoded by the coding sequence ATGCCTCAACCGCGTCCCTACAAAGTTGCACTCAACGGCTACGGCCGGATTGGTCGTTGCGTCTTGCGTGCTCTGTTCGAGCGAGGGGCTGCGGCCGGATTCGAGATCGTGGCCATCAACGACCTGGCCGACATGGCCAGCGTCGAATACCTGACGCGCTTCGACTCCACCCACGGCCGGTTTCCCGGCGAGGTGACGGTCGATGGTGATTGTCTGCATATCAATGGCAACTGCGTGAAAGTCTTGCGCAGTGCCACCCCTGAAGGCATCGACTGGGCATCCCTGGGCATCGACCTGGTGCTGGAGTGTTCCGGTGCCTACCACACCCGTGAGGACGGCCAGCGCTTCCTCGGCGCCGGCGCACCGCGGGTGCTGTTTTCCCAGCCGATGGCCAGCGAGGCGGATGTCGACGCCACCATCGTTTACGGAGTGAACCAGGACTGCCTGAGCGGCGACGAGCTGCTGGTGTCCAACGCGTCCTGCACCACCAACTGCGGCGTGCCGCTGCTGCGCCTGCTGGACCAGGCCCTCGGCCTGGAGTACGTGTCGATCACCACCATCCACTCGGCGATGAACGACCAGCCGGTGATCGACGCCTATCACGACGAGGACCTGCGCCGCACGCGTTCGGCCTTCCAGTCGGTGATTCCGGTGTCCACCGGCCTGGCCCGGGGTATCGAGCGCCTGCTGCCGGAACTTGCCGGGCGAATCCAGGCCAAAGCGGTACGAGTGCCGACGGTCAACGTGTCCTGCCTGGATATCACCATGCAGATGGTGAGCGACACCGACGCCGCCGAGGTCAATCGGATCCTGCGCGAGGCTGCTACCAGCGGGCCGCTCAAGGGCCTGCTGGCCTACACGGAATTGCCGCACGCCAGCTGCGATTTCAACCACGACCCCCACTCGGCGATTGTCGACGCCAGTCAGACCCGCGTTTCCGGCCCCAGGCTGGTGAACATCCTGGCCTGGTTCGACAACGAATGGGGTTTTGCCAATCGGATGCTGGATGTTGCGCAACATTACCTGCGAACAGCCGCTCCACTCCCTGTTTCCAATATTCAGTAA
- a CDS encoding polysaccharide lyase family 7 protein — MIDLATWNLSVPVGSPPATIDTPTLVKGFKNRYFHSDSGTLFFWSPVTGSKTENAIYPRTELRETYANGTLRNWTYPEADNLLRATLAVNQVPSSGKIVIGQIHAYNSTRPLVKLEYQYKAGQGSGNIVAKVRMRPDDSQSRVIDVAKNVPLDRSFSYLIHLSPAGVLGVSAAGYQWDTRLGAAWRNKPLYFKAGVYVQDNTGYTSEGGKVTFSKLDIDHNRS; from the coding sequence ATGATCGATCTGGCAACCTGGAACCTAAGCGTTCCCGTCGGCAGCCCACCGGCAACCATCGACACTCCGACCCTGGTCAAGGGCTTCAAGAACCGCTACTTCCATTCCGACTCCGGCACGCTGTTCTTCTGGTCGCCGGTCACCGGCTCGAAGACCGAGAACGCCATCTACCCCCGCACCGAATTGCGCGAAACCTACGCCAACGGCACCCTGCGCAACTGGACCTACCCCGAGGCCGACAACCTGCTGCGCGCCACCCTGGCGGTGAACCAGGTGCCCTCCTCGGGCAAGATCGTCATTGGCCAGATCCATGCCTACAACAGCACCCGGCCCCTGGTGAAGCTGGAATACCAGTACAAGGCCGGCCAGGGCAGCGGCAATATCGTCGCCAAGGTCCGCATGCGACCCGACGACAGCCAGTCGCGGGTCATCGACGTCGCCAAGAACGTACCGCTGGATCGCTCGTTCTCCTACCTGATCCACCTGAGCCCGGCAGGTGTGCTGGGCGTCAGCGCCGCCGGTTACCAGTGGGACACCCGGCTGGGGGCCGCCTGGCGGAACAAACCGCTGTACTTCAAGGCTGGGGTCTATGTCCAGGACAACACCGGCTACACCAGCGAGGGCGGCAAGGTGACCTTCTCCAAGCTGGACATCGACCACAACAGGAGCTGA